In a single window of the Nicotiana tomentosiformis chromosome 10, ASM39032v3, whole genome shotgun sequence genome:
- the LOC104085211 gene encoding serine/threonine-protein kinase PBL34-like: protein MGLPSDDGVKRESWDVGKSKGKKKNKEVAEEETTGCWTKLWFIGCCISSRSKVDSSISGISSTNCESKSTNDTSRDQPVAPIISSTTTSNAESNSSTSKLEEELKVSSRLRKFAFNDLKMATRNFRPESLLGEGGFGCVFKGWIEENGTAPVKPGTGLTVAVKTLNHDGLQGHKEWLAEVNFLGDLVHPNLVKLIGYCIEDDQRLLVYEFMPRGSLENHLFRRSMPLPWSIRMKIALGAAKGLAFLHEEAERPVIYRDFKTSNILLDADYNAKLSDFGLAKDGPEGDKTHVSTRVMGTYGYAAPEYVMTGHLTSKSDVYSFGVVLLEMITGRRSMDKNRPNGEHNLVEWARPHLGERRRFYRLVDPRLEGHFSIKGAQKAAQLAARCLSRDPKARPMMSEVVEALKPLPNLKDMASSSYYFQTMQADRVGSSPSTRNGVRTQGSFSRNGQQHPRSLSIPNGSHASPYHHQFPQNSPKPNGKI, encoded by the exons ATGGGATTACCTAGTGATGATGGTGTAAAAAGGGAGTCTTGGGATGTAGGGAAATCaaaggggaagaagaagaataaagaaGTTGCTGAAGAGGAAACGACTGGATGTTGGACTAAGTTGTGGTTTATTGGTTGCTGTATTTCTTCAAGATCTAAAGTTGATAGCTCCATCAGTGGCATCAGCAGCACCAACTGTG AAAGTAAATCTACTAATGACACAAGCAGAGATCAACCCGTTGCTCCAATTATTTCATCTACAACTACTAGTAATGCTGAAAGTAATTCATCCACCTCCAAACTTGAAGAGGAACTTAAAGTCTCTTCTCGGCTTCGAAAGTTTGCATTTAATGATTTGAAGATGGCAACAAGAAACTTCAGACCAGAATCCCTTCTTGGCGAAGGGGGTTTTGGCTGCGTCTTCAAGGGTTGGATTGAAGAGAATGGGACAGCACCGGTTAAACCAGGGACAGGGCTTACTGTTGCTGTGAAAACTCTAAACCATGATGGACTTCAGGGTCACAAAGAATGGCTG GCTGAAGTAAATTTCCTTGGTGATCTCGTTCATCCGAATTTGGTCAAACTGATCGGGTATTGTATTGAAGATGATCAGAGGCTGTTAGTTTACGAATTTATGCCTCGAGGAAGCTTGGAAAATCATCTATTCAGAA GATCCATGCCTCTTCCTTGGTCTATCCGTATGAAAATAGCTCTGGGTGCTGCAAAAGGTCTTGCTTTTCTTCATGAGGAAGCAGAAAGACCAGTAATATACCGCGATTTCAAAACATCCAACATTCTACTAGATGCG gaTTACAATGCGAAACTTTCTGATTTTGGCCTCGCCAAAGATGGTCCTGAGGGTGACAAGACACATGTTTCCACTCGTGTCATGGGAACATATGGTTATGCAGCTCCTGAGTATGTGATGACAG GGCATCTTACGTCAAAGAGTGACGTCTACAGTTTTGGTGTAGTTCTACTTGAAATGATAACAGGTAGAAGATCGATGGACAAGAACCGGCCAAATGGGGAACACAACCTTGTTGAGTGGGCGCGGCCTCATCTAGGTGAAAGAAGAAGGTTTTACAGATTGGTAGATCCTAGACTCGAAGGACATTTTTCTATAAAAGGTGCTCAGAAAGCTGCGCAGTTGGCTGCTCGCTGCCTTAGCCGTGATCCCAAAGCTAGGCCTATGATGAGCGAAGTAGTTGAAGCTTTGAAGCCGTTGCCAAATCTTAAAGACATGGCCAGCTCATCCTACTATTTTCAGACAATGCAAGCAGACCGAGTTGGATCAAGTCCAAGTACTAGAAACGGTGTTAGAACACAAGGATCGTTCTCGAGGAATGGACAACAACATCCTAGAAGTCTTTCAATTCCAAATGGTTCTCATGCTTCTCCATACCATCATCAGTTTCCTCAGAATTCACCAAAACCAAATGGCAAAATTTAG
- the LOC104085210 gene encoding 2-oxoadipate dioxygenase/decarboxylase, chloroplastic/amyloplastic, translated as MSSMIRFPSSMFSLYSSSSFKSSLFPSNSSLFRFENSKNSLSSNVVYPFWNSNFAMENRSFSVQSASKTQDGAVAQDSSFQGSESFFRSVLASMEEVYLNKNPTAKAILELVHSADGDRICYDHFAFRTFGVNGHGIDSMSKFFLDFGYEQREELRFPAKKLKAFWFSPPKVSTSCRGSGINGPLPRIFISELLVDQLSPEAQDIIKKYTDISRCGKEYAALASAFGTLTWKKPMYSEFQQLAKESEYAAWTLVNGYALNHVTISTHRLTSSLRSISNLNQFIEKNGFNLNSEGGVLKVSPDGLLLQSSTVADSTSFEFSDGITEAVPCSYIEFAERLVLPQYKDLPPEEVEEFHRRDGFEVGNADKIFESTSKDQLTRRAA; from the exons ATGTCCTCGATGATCAGATTCCCTTCTTCAATGTTTTCTCTCTATTCATCTTCTTCCTTTAAGTCATCACTTTTCCCTTCTAATTCTTCCCTTTTCCGTTTTGAGAATTCCAAGAATTCCTTATCTTCGAATGTAGTTTACCCTTTTTGGAACTCTAATTTTGCCATGGAAAATCGGAGTTTCTCAGTGCAATCTGCTTCTAAAACCCAAGATGGAGCTGTAGCCCAAGATTCTTCTTTTCAG GGAAGTGAATCATTCTTTAGGAGTGTATTGGCGAGCATGGAAGAGGTATATCTGAATAAAAATCCCACTGCTAAGGCCATTTTGGAGCTAGTTCATTCTGCTGATGGTGATCGAATTTGCTATGATCATTTTGCATTTAGGACATTTGGG GTTAATGGCCATGGCATTGATTCTATGTCAAAGTTCTTCTTGGATTTTGGTTACGAACAACGAGAAGAGTTGAGATTCCCTGCTAAGAAGTTGAAAGCTTTCTGGTTTTCTCCTCCTAAGGTTTCAACTTCCTGTCGTGGCAGTGGGATTAATGGGCCGTTGCCAAGAATATTTATATCAGAACTTCTTGTTGATCAACTGAGTCCAGAAGCTCAG gatataattaaaaaatacacTGACATCTCTCGGTGCGGAAAAGAGTATGCAGCACTTGCAAGTGCATTTGGGACTTTGACATGGAAAAAACCCATGTATTCTGAATTTCAACAACTGGCTAA GGAGAGTGAGTATGCTGCCTGGACCCTTGTCAATGGATATGCATTGAATCATGTTACCATATCTACCCACCGGTTGACATCAAGTCTGAGAAGCATCAGCAATCTGAATCAATTCATTGAGAAAAATGGTTTCAATTTGAACTCTGAAGGGGGTGTTCTAAAGG TGAGCCCTGATGGTCTTCTGTTGCAAAGTTCAACTGTAGCAGATTCCACTTCTTTCGAATTTTCAGACGGCATTACGGAAGCAGTCCCTTGTTCATACATTGAATTTGCTGAGCGACTTGTACTGCCACAATATAAAGATTTGCCCCCGGAAGAG GTTGAGGAGTTTCACAGACGGGACGGGTTTGAGGTTGGAAATGCTGACAAGATATTTGAAAGTACATCGAAGGATCAGTTAACCCGTCGTGCTGCATGA